The following are encoded together in the Diabrotica undecimpunctata isolate CICGRU chromosome 7, icDiaUnde3, whole genome shotgun sequence genome:
- the LOC140446607 gene encoding zinc finger BED domain-containing protein 5-like translates to MVSIMQREQYANVLKTIPPSSDTVHRRINLLADDIKIQLIDRVKGSPYYDIQLDESTDVANVAQLLIFIRYRYENDICEDLLFCQGLKGRTTGEAIFNAVNIFF, encoded by the coding sequence ATGGTTTCGATCATGCAAAGAGAACAGTATGCCAATGTACTGAAAACAATTCCACCATCAAGTGACACTGTTCATCGTCGTATCAATCTACTTGCTGATGATATCAAAATACAACTTATAGATCGCGTGAAAGGGAGTCCCTATTATGATATTCAGCTGGATGAAAGCACTGATGTAGCTAATGTAGCTCAACTTCTAATATTTATCCGATACCGatatgaaaacgacatatgcgaagATTTGTTATTTTGTCAAGGACTAAAAGGAAGAACAACCGGTGAAGCAATTTTTAATGCAGttaatatctttttttaa
- the LOC140446606 gene encoding protein FAM200A-like, producing MFVCLEKFSEENNIKLVEETKTKIIMHLTSPKQDLVIRFPDTSHGDQWIINPFTCDLNTVKINLKEKEQLIDLLSDESLRSIFKTTDLSKFWIMMEKEYPLLHKTSLLKLLPFASTYLCETDFSTLTAIKTKYRSRLNVEPDLKVSLSDIISPRINILTACKHKVHISL from the coding sequence ATGTTTGTATGTTTGGAGAAATTTTCtgaagaaaacaatataaagctCGTAGAAGAAACTAAAACCAAAATCATCATGCATCTTACAAGCCCTAAGCAAGACTTGGTAATACGATTCCCAGATACATCACACGGCGACCAATGGATAATTAATCCATTCACTTGTGATCTTAACACTGTGAAgataaacttaaaagaaaaagagCAGCTGATCGATTTATTGTCCGATGAAAGCCTTCGATCTATTTTTAAAACCACGGATCTATCCAAGTTCTGGATAATGATGGAAAAGGAATATCCACTGTTACACAAAACATCTTTGCTGAAATTGCTGCCATTCGCATCTACATACCTGTGCGAGACAGATTTCTCCACATTGActgctataaaaacaaaatatcgcTCCAGACTTAACGTAGAACCTGATTTGAAGGTGTCCCTTTCTGATATTATATCACCAAGAATTAATATACTGACTGCGTGCAAGCATAAGGTTCACATTAGTTTGTAA